A region of the Stieleria neptunia genome:
GTTAGCGGCAGGGCGCGAGCGGGCTGTCGATTGAGTGAGCCGCGACGCGTAAGCGGCCGGGCATCCAGGCGCGAGCCCGAGGCCTTACGGCCAGCGGCTCACCATTGCCCTCGTTCCAAGGCTCCGCCTTGGAACGCAAGGTCGGTGTGGCTCTGCCACATGCGGTACGCGGCCGAGAGGCGGGAGCCTCTAAAGCAATGTGTCCCCAGGCGGAGCCCGGGAACAAGGAGGAAGGCGCCAAGACTTTCGCAAGCCGCCGGCCCTCTCTGGCGTTTGCTTGCTGCGCAAACGCCGTCTCTCCCAGAGGGAGAGAAACTAAATCGATTGCCCAATCCTGCAGTCAAAGAATCGACGTCCCCCGCGATACCCGGTTCACTGTCGCTGTTCTTTGTCGCAACTCTCGTCGGGCGGTGTGGCTTCACCGACTTGATCGACCGGGTGGGTGTAGAGATAGCGCCAGACCGGATCGTGCATGAACGAACCGTCGGACGGGTTCTTGTAGGCTCGGCTGCCCGGTTGGACGCTGCTGTGGGCACGGCCTGCGTCGCCGCCGACATCAAAATCGGTGATCAGCCGACGGGTGTTGGAGTACGGCGGTGACGCCTGGTCGACGTTCACAATCGGGCCAAACTTGTGCATCCCCAGCAATTCCCAACTGCGGCAATAATGGTCGCCCGTCCAACCTCCGTCCAAAACGTGTGAAAACCCGAAGTACCGATTTTCGGGCGTGGCCGACGGTAGGGCTTGCCAAACCTGATGCTGGTCCCGCGGGCCGCACAACGCCACGACGCGGCTGACTTTCACGTGTTTTGCGAAGCGGGCCGCGGTGGTCGATCCGTGCGAGCTGCCCGACATGATCACGTCTTCCCAACGAAGCTGAGAACGGTCTTCGGTCAAGAATTGATCCCAGTTGCCTTCGGGATGTTTCTCGCTGAGCCAGCGGACGAACTGAAGCGACCGTTCCATCATGCCATCGGGCTTGGGAATGTCGACTTCGTCACTGAAGTCTTCTCCCGTGGCCGCTTCCAGGCGAATGTTTCCGCGACAGTGTTCGCCGACCGGCGTCTCGCGGCAACAAATCGAAAACCAGCGGTTGGCGTAGTGCGGCCGGATCACATGCAACCCGTAGCTGTTCAGACGATCGAACAGGGCGGTGTTGTTGCCCATCAGCCAGATCACCAGCTTGCCTTTGGCGGGGACACTCGTGTCGACCGACGCGTGTTGCACGTCGGCCGGGCGGCCCTTGGCGTCTTCGATCAAGAACCCGATTTCGGGATGGGCCTGACAGCGGGGATCGATTTCACTGGCCCTGGCTTCGAACCGGGTGGGTGAACCAGTGGGCTCCGCCGCATGAGTGAACGCGGTCAGTGCAAACGCGGAAAATGCAAGCGCAACGGCATTCGCGCGCGCGAATCGGTGGTGTGTCATCAAGTCGTCGGTCAAATTCGGGAAAGGTTCAGGGAAAGAGGTTGCCGCAATCCAGGGTCCGTTCGCAGTCCTCGCAAACACGAAGCGTGATCTGGCTGCCCGGTCTCGAACGCAGCCACTGACGATCACTGCCACGCAACCACATCACAATACTCTTGTCGGCCGGATCCAAGACCAGGTAGGAACCGACATCGTGATCACGGTAGAGCTCTTGCTTGAAGGTGAGATCACGTTCGCGTGTCGCATCGGAAAGCACTTCGACGACGATCGCCTTACGCAATTCGTACGCGACTCGCGACGCAACCGCTTGATGGCGGCCGAAGGGGCTGGGGCTCATCGCGATGGGAATACCGGACCATAGCTCCCAGTCCCCGTCCCAGCCGAGGTAATCGGAGACGGTGTATTGGGGAATGTATTTTGGAGCCGCGGACATGAATTCGGTTATCGGTGCGATACAGACGTTGGAACGGCAACGCAATTTATTGTAGCGTACGTCGTCGATCCATCAGGCCAATATCATGTGCAACAAAACCACTCGCTGTCGTGTCCAGCTTGCGGTGCTGGAATCGCGAACTGAAAGCTTACGCCACGTTCTAAGACCATCGGCATGCACAGCATGCCCTACGGCACTTGATCGACCTGCTTCAGTGAACGGTGCGCCTCCTGCACGACGTCGTTCCAGTGGCCCATTTCACGTTGTCGCACCAGGCGCATGCTGGGGTACCACTCGGTGCGGTCGCCATCGCATAGCCAGCGCCAATCGGGGACGCGGCCCAGCATCACGGTGGTCGGGACACCCAAGGCGCCGGCCAGGTGGGCGACCGATGTGTCGGTGGTGATCACGTGATCCAGGTTTTTCATGACCGCTGCGGTGTCGGTGAAGGCGCCGCCACTGGTGTCGGTGTCGGCAGGGAGCCGACTGATGACGTTGCCGAAATCGACTTGATCGAGTTGCTCGCTGCCGAATCCGAACTGCAAACTGACGAGATGCAAATCCTCATCTTCGGCAAGCGGTCGAAACGCTTCCAATGGAATACTGCGGTAGACATCCGCGTGGTGCTTCGGATTGCCTTGCCAGGCGATGCCGATTCGTTTTCGATGATCCTTGCCCAGCGCGTTTTTTTCCATCCAGCGATGCCAGTAGTTGACCAGCGGATCGGAGACATTCAGGTAACCGCTGCGGTCATCCCGTTCGCCGAAATGCTTGGCGACATACGGCAATTGGCCGGTCGCCTGGTACCAGCCATCGACGGCATCGATAAACGACGCTTGGAAATCGACCGGCGGCAATTGGCTCCCCACCGGCAGCAGCGTGTGCACGCCGCGGACCGAGGTGAACAGCGGGATCATCTGCGGGTCGGTCTGCACGACCACGCGGGCACCTTCGGCCGCCAGCACACTGGCCAAGCGGATGAAGTGCATCTCGTCGCCGCGACCTTGCTCGGGATACAGCAAGATCGAACGACCGGAAATCGGCTCCCCGTTCCACAACGGGGCGTGCGACTGGGGGCGGCGCAATCCGCCCATCTTCCACCGCCAACGGTACTCCGACCAGCCGCGATCGAAATCGCCCAACAACAGATAGATCACGCCGAGATTGCGATGCAGTTCGGGGTCGTCGGGTGCGATCTGCAGCCCCTTTTCGTACCAGCGAAGCCCCCGCTCGATTTCGCCGGACCAGATCCAGAGCGTTCCGCGATTCTTGTAGACCGACAGGTAGCTGGGATCCAGCTTGAACGCCTTTTCGAAACAGGCGTCGCTCTCTTGGACGTCGCCTGTCATGCGGAGCGAGTTGCCCAGGTTGTTCCATGCGATCGGGAACGCGTCCTTGAGGGCGAGCGCGGTGCGATAGGCGCTGATCGAGTCGTTGTAGCGTCGCTGGTCAAACAGCGCGATGCCGAGATAGACATGGGCTTCGGGGTTGCGTGGCGCTTGCTTGATGACGTGCTGATACACACGCAACGCCTCCTCGATCTTGCCGGCTTGATGAACTTTCCAGCCTTGTGAGAGGACATCGGCGACGGTCGGCATTGGAACGAGCTGTCTGGGGGGAGAAGAGCGGGGAGGCAGGAGGAGTCTAACCCAAAAGAAAAGGGCGGCGATTTTGCAATCGTCGCCCTAATTTCTGAGATTGGCTGCGTGGCGTAAGCTTCCAGCTTGCGTTTGTAAGCTGACGGCAAGCAGGATGCTTACCCCACTGCTTGGATGCGGTTAGTCGAGGAACCCGACCAGGTCTTGGCTGCGACTGGGTTGTTGCAGCTTGCGCACCGCCTTGGCCTCGATCTGTCGAATCCGCTCGCGGGTCACCTTGAAGATGTGCCCGACCTCTTCCAGCGTGTAACTGTATCCGTCACCGAGCCCGTAGCGGAGCTTGATGATTTCACGTTCGCGGTAGGAGAGCGACTTGAGCACGTTGGTGATTCGGTCGCGGAGCATTTCTTGCGTGGCGCCGATTTGGGGGCTTTCGGCGGTTCCGTCGGGCAGCAGGTCGCCGAACTGGCTGTCTTCGCTGTTGCCGACCGGTCGGTCCAGCGAGATCGGGAAGCGGCTCATGGTGAGCACGCGGCGTGCTTCTTCGACGGTCACATCGGCCCGGCGTGCCGTTTCTTCGATCGTGGGTTCGCGTCCGAGTTCTTGCAGCAATTGACGTGCGACGTTGCGAACGCGGCTCATCGTTTCGACCATGTGGACCGGGATCCGAATGGTCCGGCTCTGGTCGGCCACGGCGCGGGTGATCGCTTGTCGAATCCACCAGGTGGCGTAGGTGCAGAACTTGAACCCGCGGCGGTATTCGAATTTATCGACCGCCCGCATCAAGCCTGCGTTGCCTTCTTGGATCAGGTCCAAGAAAGACAGGCCGCGGTTGCGATACTTTTTGGCGATCGAAACGACCAGACGAAGGTTCCCTTCGCTCAGTTCCCGTTTGGCCTGCTGGTACTCGGCGTAGACCATTCTCAGCATGCGGACGCGATTGCGAAGCGAGGTCGGGGTTTCCTGGCACGCGGTCAGGATTTGGCGTCGCTCGTGCAGCAATGCGTCACGGGTTTCGCGGCCGTGTTTGGTGCGGCGTTGGTCGCGGACCAGGGAATCGATTTCGGAAATCCGGCGACTAAATTTATCGAGCAAATCGATGCGGGTTTCGATGCGTTGGGTCCGCAGGCCCAATTCTTCGATCAACCGGACCGCTCGACGTCGGCGACGGGCCAGGGCCCGCCAGGCTTCGGCGCGACGGCGTTTGGAGGCGCTCTTGCTGAGCGCGACTTTCCAGTCGTGCTTGTTGCGTTTGAGCAACGTTTGCAGGGTCAGCAGGTTGTGCGGCAGCCGTCCGATGATCTGCTCTTTTTCGAGCCGATCGGTCACCGAAACCTGAACGGTTCGGTCGAAGGGCAATTGGCCGCGGTAGACCTTCTTCAGCGTCTTGTAGGCTTCGACCAAGACGTAATGGTTTTCCAGCAACTTGGTGCGGAAGCGACGACGGGTCTCTTCGATCCGCTTGGCCAATTCGATTTCTTGGCGGCGGGTCAGCAAGGGAATTTCACCCATCTGGGTCAAGTACATCCGCACCGGGTCGTCGGACCAGGTTTCCGCCTCTTCGACGGCCAACAATTCATCGGGACTGTCCAATTGGACTTCACCTT
Encoded here:
- a CDS encoding BPSS1187 family protein, translated to MTHHRFARANAVALAFSAFALTAFTHAAEPTGSPTRFEARASEIDPRCQAHPEIGFLIEDAKGRPADVQHASVDTSVPAKGKLVIWLMGNNTALFDRLNSYGLHVIRPHYANRWFSICCRETPVGEHCRGNIRLEAATGEDFSDEVDIPKPDGMMERSLQFVRWLSEKHPEGNWDQFLTEDRSQLRWEDVIMSGSSHGSTTAARFAKHVKVSRVVALCGPRDQHQVWQALPSATPENRYFGFSHVLDGGWTGDHYCRSWELLGMHKFGPIVNVDQASPPYSNTRRLITDFDVGGDAGRAHSSVQPGSRAYKNPSDGSFMHDPVWRYLYTHPVDQVGEATPPDESCDKEQRQ
- a CDS encoding Uma2 family endonuclease; this translates as MSAAPKYIPQYTVSDYLGWDGDWELWSGIPIAMSPSPFGRHQAVASRVAYELRKAIVVEVLSDATRERDLTFKQELYRDHDVGSYLVLDPADKSIVMWLRGSDRQWLRSRPGSQITLRVCEDCERTLDCGNLFP
- a CDS encoding tetratricopeptide repeat protein, giving the protein MPTVADVLSQGWKVHQAGKIEEALRVYQHVIKQAPRNPEAHVYLGIALFDQRRYNDSISAYRTALALKDAFPIAWNNLGNSLRMTGDVQESDACFEKAFKLDPSYLSVYKNRGTLWIWSGEIERGLRWYEKGLQIAPDDPELHRNLGVIYLLLGDFDRGWSEYRWRWKMGGLRRPQSHAPLWNGEPISGRSILLYPEQGRGDEMHFIRLASVLAAEGARVVVQTDPQMIPLFTSVRGVHTLLPVGSQLPPVDFQASFIDAVDGWYQATGQLPYVAKHFGERDDRSGYLNVSDPLVNYWHRWMEKNALGKDHRKRIGIAWQGNPKHHADVYRSIPLEAFRPLAEDEDLHLVSLQFGFGSEQLDQVDFGNVISRLPADTDTSGGAFTDTAAVMKNLDHVITTDTSVAHLAGALGVPTTVMLGRVPDWRWLCDGDRTEWYPSMRLVRQREMGHWNDVVQEAHRSLKQVDQVP
- a CDS encoding sigma-70 family RNA polymerase sigma factor — translated: MFDTLLDEFEDVAAHSAEAVTGGFRKLPIDENEEDGGVGSPAQVAEGEVQLDSPDELLAVEEAETWSDDPVRMYLTQMGEIPLLTRRQEIELAKRIEETRRRFRTKLLENHYVLVEAYKTLKKVYRGQLPFDRTVQVSVTDRLEKEQIIGRLPHNLLTLQTLLKRNKHDWKVALSKSASKRRRAEAWRALARRRRRAVRLIEELGLRTQRIETRIDLLDKFSRRISEIDSLVRDQRRTKHGRETRDALLHERRQILTACQETPTSLRNRVRMLRMVYAEYQQAKRELSEGNLRLVVSIAKKYRNRGLSFLDLIQEGNAGLMRAVDKFEYRRGFKFCTYATWWIRQAITRAVADQSRTIRIPVHMVETMSRVRNVARQLLQELGREPTIEETARRADVTVEEARRVLTMSRFPISLDRPVGNSEDSQFGDLLPDGTAESPQIGATQEMLRDRITNVLKSLSYREREIIKLRYGLGDGYSYTLEEVGHIFKVTRERIRQIEAKAVRKLQQPSRSQDLVGFLD